In Halorientalis sp. LT38, a genomic segment contains:
- a CDS encoding RNA methyltransferase: MVAVAVVDATEPGNVGTIARSMKNFGLDELLLVDPPELDPDGEAYGFAGQAREDVLPNARELTFDELVSEYHTVGCTAITNEDATKHVRYPFLTPAELAADLRGIESETAVVFGRERVGLTNDELARMDQVCSIPATDDYPVLNLGQAATIVLYELRDLTVSEIQHPEDRHERADQQAIEGLHDQFETFLEDIGHPEEKRGKASRLWRRVIGRAHPTGREARTLRGIFRKAGQRIERAEDGE, from the coding sequence ATGGTCGCCGTCGCCGTCGTCGACGCGACCGAGCCGGGGAACGTCGGCACCATCGCCCGCTCGATGAAGAACTTCGGACTCGACGAGCTGTTGCTGGTCGACCCGCCCGAACTCGACCCCGACGGGGAGGCCTACGGCTTCGCCGGCCAGGCCCGTGAGGACGTCCTCCCGAACGCCCGCGAACTCACGTTCGACGAACTCGTCTCCGAGTACCACACCGTCGGCTGCACGGCTATCACGAACGAGGACGCGACCAAACACGTCCGCTACCCGTTCCTGACGCCCGCCGAACTCGCCGCCGACCTGCGGGGGATCGAGTCCGAGACGGCCGTCGTCTTCGGCCGCGAACGCGTCGGCCTCACGAACGACGAACTCGCCCGGATGGACCAGGTCTGCTCCATCCCCGCGACCGACGATTACCCCGTCCTGAACCTGGGGCAGGCCGCGACGATCGTCCTGTACGAACTCCGTGACCTGACCGTCTCCGAGATACAGCACCCCGAGGACCGCCACGAACGGGCCGACCAGCAGGCGATCGAGGGACTCCACGATCAGTTCGAGACGTTCCTCGAGGACATCGGCCACCCAGAAGAGAAACGCGGCAAGGCCAGCAGACTGTGGCGACGAGTGATCGGTCGCGCACATCCCACCGGGCGTGAAGCCCGGACGCTACGTGGGATCTTCCGGAAGGCCGG